Part of the Nicotiana tabacum cultivar K326 chromosome 20, ASM71507v2, whole genome shotgun sequence genome, CACGAGTGAGCAGTTGCTTCTCCTAAAGACTGGGTTCCCAAGgcataagaaaaagagaaagtgGATTATGAAAGATTCAAAAGATTGTTATACTCATAGACAGGGTTCAGGTTAAGTACGCAACAAAGAAAAAGGATAAAATAAATTCATACTAAGGAGGTGGGAAAGGTCCCGAATTGAAGGGCtcttctttctttgatttgaaaagaCGGTGAGAGCCTTAACCCTCTAGTCTGTGGGTAAACCCTTCAAAGATAGAAAGGCAATGTCCTCTTTGAAGAGTTCTTCGGTGAAAGGATCGCTAGCATACAAGGATGATCTGAGCTGAGGTCTAGCCCCAAAGGGATAAAAAGCAGAGCAACTGGTGTAAAAAAAGGGATAGGGTCCATACTACATAGCCTCTTTTTCGTACAAAATTTCCTAATTTTTCACTCTTATTACATTCAATTCCGTTTGAGATGAAAGGACATCCGATAGTTTcattaaaataaagaaagagaggTAATGGACTCTATCCAAGACTGAGATAACATAGGCTAAAGAAAGGGGCTTAGCTTAGGGGGCAGCTAGACGATCAAAAAACAAACAAGCGGATGCAATCAAAGAAAATCACCACTTTCTTCATCTTAGACTTTTTGACTACTTTGAATGGAATGCTACGGGAAAGAGGTTATACTCACTATCGGAATAAGCAAATTTCCCTTTAGCCACTCGCGAATGGGCATCAAAAAGGAACTCCCACTAAAACCTCAAGGAGGATTGAATCCTCTAGGTGCAAGTTAAACATCAACTCAAGACAGCGATAGGCGAATGGGCATAGGCTCGGAAAAAGCATTTCCCCTTAGACGACTAATATGACCACTAGCCTTTAAGTCCATTCCCTAAGACAGGACTTCGACCGCTCTTAGTTCTTGGACCGAATGGAAAAGATGCAAAGATAAGAGAGAGGTGGAAGGCTTACACAACTGAAAGAACAGAAGGTTGCTCTATGACAACAACTAAAGCAAAAGCAAATTCCACCTTAACCGATTAGAAAGATAGCATAATAGCTAAAGGAAAAGGCTATGATGATAGACCCCAAAGAAGATACCCTTGCTCACACCCTAGCTGGATTCAAAACCAAAAGTCATTACGCCTTTAGCTGACTGGGAGGACTCCCTAGAAATTCCTTGTTTAGAGAAAGCGGTACAATCAATGAAAAGAGCGGACAATACGATTACTGAGGGTGACCAATCTCACATTCTCGAGGAAAAGCAGATGGTGAAAGACCTGACAAGCACATAAGCTCGATCAGGCCTTACTAACTCAACAAGGGAAGAAATTTCATTCACCGAAGAAAGAAAATCGGGAATTTTTTATACCCATCATCAAAGCATTCCCAAGTCCCTCCAAATAGCCTAGAAACAGCCATCAAAAGGCCTACGCCCATATAGCCTCGGCCTGCCCAAATGATGTTCAGCGGTCTCTACCTAAGTAGATGTGGCCCATGATCTATAGGACCCAAAATCAGTCAATCATGTTATCCTTACCTTCCAACCAATCGGCCAATCACGCTATCCTTAACTTTCAACCAACCGCTTGGATTCAGTTTCTGCTGCAGTATATAATCTTGGACCCGATGGATGCctacaaaaaaaattcttttccagCAGTGATGGCAAGAATCCCTGAAATAATGTTCTTTCTCCTTTTTGTGTTCTTTCTGAATGGAGCTACGTGAGGGAATGCTCAGCAATCTACTCTACCGCAAAAGGGGGTCGCtttcttcccccccccccccaaatgccAGTTCCGCCATCAGGGCCTAGCAAGAAGCATAATTCTGTTCCAAAGCTTCGTTTCATTCCAGCAACAGTAGTCTATGGTTCGAAGCGCCGTGTTCCATCCGGCGTGAATCCTCTCCATAACTAGTATAGTGGAGGTCTTACTTGTATTGCAATAATGAAAAAATGTACGAACACAAATAATGAGCAGATCATCCCACTTTTATATGTGGGTTCATTTTAGaatgtttttttgttttgaataaaGAAGCGCATGAACTTTTAGTGTAAGGCAGGTGTTTTTCTCGGTAGATGGATGGGATAAATACCTATATTGCTTTATAATGTTATTGTTATGTTGATATTACATTAAAGAATGAAATCTAAAAAAGTTTCTTAGTCCCATTCTTTATAATTGTCTTTCTCATACTGTGTGAACGAACTTCAAGTCTGAATTGTGTACTCAATAGGAAGCGTCATAGCCACCCCCGATGTCGATCTGCAGTATTAGTTTGAGAAAGTCGTTTGGTTTTTAACCTAGAGCGATTGGTTTACCTGTATCATGCAAATGTCCAACACTTAGGTGCTTTCTAAGATCATCCTATATGAAAGATGTATGACATGTGTGGATAATGAATGACTTGCAGGGTATGCAATATCTTAAGTACAAAAGGTAAGACCTTTTAAGAGAAATGAGCTTAGCACAACACGGGATAGAAACCTAATCCTAAAAGGAGAAAACCCATCACTGAACAATCATAGGAATAGAAGAAATGGGTTCAGACCAAGTGACAGAACTCTCTATGAGTTGGGCTACATAAAAGATCCTTTTCTACTAAAATGGATGTAGGCTTAACTAAAGCCCAATGCAGGTTGAACTCTATGGAATCTAAGCCTCACTACCCTTACCCTTTTAGAGGGTTACAAGGAATTTTTGGCCGGCCCCATATAGATTCAGCTTAGGGGTTTATGAGAGATTGATTGATGGAACTAAGCTAAACAAATAAGATTGAACCTAAACAAAACCTATAGACTGAATTAGGAGAGTAAAGGTTTAATTCAAGACCAGGAAAGCAAGTTATATCGAAGCCCAATGCCAAGCAAAGCCCTAGACTACAAGTGAAGAAATAGGGTTCAACTAAGCCCTTAACCCAAGATGAGGTAGAGCCTTAACCCGACACAAGAGTGGCCCTATAGGATAGTGGGCTTAGTTAGCCCAACATAGGTTGTTAACCAAAAAGGAGAAGTTCCTGTGAAAACAGAAAAAGACCTCCCCTTAAACCCCTTACTTGGCAGATTCACATTCGTAGGAAAGGTCTGTTTTTTTGTCTCTTTCCCTCAAGCGAAGGAACCTATTAATAAGATAATAATATCTCTCTGCTTCCTAGATAGATAAATAAGAAAAGGCTTAGCATATCTTATATAGATAGAAATCATACGCATGTGCTCAATTAGTATTCTCTCCTACCAAAAATCCAATCCATCTACGAACACCGTTCTGTCTTTCAAGATTTTAGATCCTTCTTACCTTCTCGGTTAGCTCCTATGGTATCAATACTTCCACCTGTCAGAAATGGGAGTGGGGAAGTTAGCTCTTGTATGATGAGTTGATCACCCTGTACATACGACTTTCTTTCTCTTTAAGCTTCAGGCATTAGATCAGATACAAACAGAAAGTCTTATATGAGTCCCTTCTTTAATAGGGGAAGATCTGTTGATTATCGACCAGAAAGCCTTTTCTATTATATAGTCATCCGCTCCTTTTCATAGGACTCGTGTAGTCTACCCCCAAAAGGATCTCCACCTTTAGCGGATTGATTGCTCGAAAGAGCCGTACCTAGCTAAGGGAAGAAGTTATCTTTATTTTTCGGACAGAGAGGGCTATTGCTGTTATGGGGATTCCTCCTATCATCAAAACCCAGACGCCAAAGGGATGTATCCTATCTTCTATTCTAAGCGCGATAGACGAGTACCCCGATCAAGCTCGAGTGAAAGTTCAACGAATCCAAGATAGGGCGAAGGGTTTTATAATATTTAACTGAAGGTAAGGCTTCACTAGTGATATCCCTGGTAAGAGGGAGCGGTAGCTCAGGGCTTCCCATTAAAGAAGCTGCAATAGAGAACCTTCAACTGACAAAGCACTTATTTCCTGCTTGGCCGAGACTAGATTATCAAGCAGCTTCCTCTAGGCTGCACCTGACACCAAGATTCTAAACCTTGTCTTCCCCGCTTTCGGGTATGAATCCCATCTCTCAAGAGCGCTATGCATCTTTTAAGGGGAGATACTCTTTGGTAGGGATGTGAATAAAGAGCTATAACAGAAGAGGGGAAACAACTTATCCGAAAAGACCTGTTCTTTTATCACTTTGCCTAGACCAACCAAGGGTTCTAGAGACAATTCATTCTTCCTAGTCCAAGATAGCTAAGGAAATAGCACCATCTTCTCTCTTTAATGACTTTATTATTGATGGATCCCCTCGTGGGACTGAGTTACCTTGTGAGCTAACCCCAACTCTTACTGCCGCAGAAACCATACCATCCTATTGCCTTACTATAAGAAATTATATCGGTAGGCTTGTCCCGATTTCATTGGCTAAAGACCGCTTTCAAGTAGGTTGAACTCTGATTCTTGTTCCCCAGGACCAGGGTCTATAATGCTTACTACCCTTATCAAGACCTACTCTCTAATCAGTCGAGCTTCAAGACCTTCTCCTTAACCAGTAATGCCAAGTTGTTAATCTTCGTCTGGAGCTATAGCTCTCCCCGCAATTCCAACTCAGCCAGAGAA contains:
- the LOC142174277 gene encoding LOW QUALITY PROTEIN: putative mitochondrial protein AtMg00170/AtMg00620 (The sequence of the model RefSeq protein was modified relative to this genomic sequence to represent the inferred CDS: deleted 2 bases in 1 codon) → MIYRTQNQSIMLSLPSNQSANHAILNFQPTAWIQFLLQYIILDPMDAYKKNSFPAVMQSTLPQKGVAFFPPPQMPVPPSGPSKKHNSVPKLRFIPATVVYGSKRRVPSGVNPLHN